Proteins encoded together in one Gemmatimonadota bacterium DH-78 window:
- the thyX gene encoding FAD-dependent thymidylate synthase, whose amino-acid sequence MDTRRPTNPAAEEILGGYFPVLDHGFVSLVDYMGGDVDVERAARVSYGYGTRQASRTRGLIRYLRRHRHTTPSEMVEFKFHCAMPMFVARQWIRHRTANVNEYSGRYSLMPLLFYRPEAEHFSHQSEVNNQGRGATASEEVYAQAMERWDRLRAESGELYGWLLEENVARELARIDLPLSTYTQWYWKIDLHNLLHFLTLRVDSHAQYEIRAYAEVMAAMVRRVAPLSYEAWVDYDLAGRPLSRGERAALARLVAVDDEGAVAGTSARLTPDDLLACGLSGREVREFLAKLQVEEPRDFELDLSTMRSAEDMADEMGSAVPESQG is encoded by the coding sequence ATGGACACCCGACGCCCGACCAATCCCGCTGCCGAGGAGATTCTCGGCGGGTACTTCCCCGTGCTCGACCACGGCTTCGTTTCGCTCGTCGACTACATGGGCGGTGACGTGGATGTCGAGCGGGCGGCCCGCGTGTCGTACGGCTACGGAACGCGGCAGGCGAGTCGCACCCGCGGCCTGATTCGCTACCTGCGACGCCACCGGCACACGACGCCGTCGGAGATGGTGGAGTTCAAGTTCCACTGCGCGATGCCCATGTTCGTGGCCCGCCAGTGGATCCGGCACCGCACCGCCAACGTGAACGAGTACAGCGGTCGCTATTCGCTGATGCCGCTGCTCTTCTACCGGCCCGAGGCGGAGCATTTCTCGCACCAGAGCGAGGTGAACAACCAGGGGCGCGGTGCGACGGCCTCGGAAGAGGTGTACGCCCAGGCGATGGAGCGCTGGGATCGACTCCGCGCGGAGTCGGGGGAGCTGTACGGCTGGCTTCTCGAGGAGAACGTGGCCCGCGAGCTGGCGCGCATCGATCTGCCGCTCTCCACCTATACGCAGTGGTACTGGAAGATCGATCTCCACAACCTGCTGCACTTTCTCACGCTGCGGGTCGATTCGCACGCGCAGTACGAGATCCGCGCCTACGCCGAGGTGATGGCGGCGATGGTGCGCCGTGTGGCGCCGCTCAGCTACGAGGCGTGGGTGGACTACGATCTGGCCGGCCGGCCGCTGTCGCGCGGGGAGCGGGCCGCTCTGGCCCGGCTCGTGGCGGTGGACGACGAAGGCGCCGTGGCCGGCACCTCCGCCCGGCTCACCCCCGACGACCTGCTCGCCTGCGGGCTCTCCGGTCGCGAGGTGCGCGAGTTCCTCGCGAAGCTTCAGGTCGAGGAGCCGAGGGACTTCGAGCTGGATCTGTCGACGATGCGATCGGCCGAGGACATGGCCGACGAGATGGGCAGCGCCGTGCCGGAGTCGCAGGGCTGA
- a CDS encoding NAD-dependent succinate-semialdehyde dehydrogenase codes for MPYVAVDPSTGRELSRIPSTTLAEARLAAARAARVAPEWWATGFEERAGRLTALAAALRAQAEPLARRMALEMGKPLAEGRSEVEKCAWVCEYYAEHAERFLAPQSAETEAVRSGWVYRPLGVVLAVMPWNFPLWQFFRFAAPALMAGNGVLLKHASSVPGCAADIQSLLDEAGLPDGLASVLFLESSDVGDLIDDRHVHAVTLTGSVPAGRSVAERAGRALKKTVMELGGSDASVVLSDADLDFAAAESVRSRLINNGQSCIAAKRFVVVDELHDAFVERVLDELAQVVMGSPLDDETTLGPMAREELRDELHDQVRKSVEAGAKVRVGGEVPDRPGAWYPATLLTEVGPGMPAYEEELFGPVAAVIRARDDDDALRIANDTDFGLGGAIYTADLARGERLAADRLHAGACFVNGLVRSDPRLPFGGIGISGYGRELSPLGIREFVNAKTVWVGEPGG; via the coding sequence GTGCCCTACGTCGCCGTCGATCCATCCACCGGTCGGGAACTGAGCCGTATTCCCTCCACCACGCTGGCCGAAGCGCGTCTCGCGGCGGCCCGTGCGGCGCGGGTGGCTCCCGAGTGGTGGGCCACCGGCTTCGAGGAGCGGGCCGGGCGGCTCACGGCGCTCGCCGCAGCGTTGCGCGCGCAGGCGGAGCCGCTGGCGCGGCGCATGGCGCTCGAGATGGGCAAGCCGCTCGCCGAGGGACGGAGCGAGGTGGAGAAGTGCGCCTGGGTGTGCGAGTACTACGCCGAGCACGCCGAGCGCTTCCTCGCCCCGCAATCGGCGGAGACCGAGGCGGTGCGGAGCGGATGGGTGTATCGGCCGCTGGGCGTGGTGCTGGCCGTCATGCCCTGGAACTTCCCGCTCTGGCAGTTCTTCCGCTTCGCCGCGCCCGCATTGATGGCGGGCAACGGCGTGCTGCTCAAGCACGCCTCGAGCGTGCCGGGCTGCGCCGCCGACATCCAGTCGCTGCTGGACGAGGCCGGGCTGCCCGACGGGCTGGCCTCGGTGCTCTTTCTCGAGAGCTCCGACGTGGGGGACCTCATCGACGACCGGCACGTGCACGCCGTCACCCTCACCGGCAGCGTGCCGGCCGGGCGGTCGGTGGCCGAGCGGGCGGGCCGGGCACTCAAGAAGACGGTGATGGAGTTGGGCGGCAGCGACGCCTCGGTCGTGCTCTCCGACGCCGACCTCGATTTCGCGGCCGCCGAGTCGGTGCGCTCACGCCTGATCAACAACGGGCAGAGCTGCATCGCGGCGAAGCGCTTCGTGGTGGTCGACGAGCTGCACGACGCCTTCGTGGAGCGGGTGCTCGACGAGCTCGCGCAGGTGGTGATGGGATCGCCCCTCGACGACGAGACCACCCTCGGACCGATGGCGCGCGAAGAACTGCGCGACGAGCTGCACGACCAGGTGCGGAAGAGCGTGGAGGCGGGCGCGAAGGTGCGCGTGGGCGGCGAGGTGCCCGATCGACCCGGCGCCTGGTACCCGGCCACCCTGCTGACCGAGGTGGGCCCGGGCATGCCGGCCTACGAAGAGGAGCTGTTCGGCCCGGTGGCGGCGGTGATCCGCGCCCGCGACGACGACGACGCGCTGCGCATCGCCAACGACACCGATTTCGGGCTGGGCGGGGCGATCTACACCGCCGATCTCGCCCGGGGCGAGCGGCTCGCCGCCGATCGGTTGCACGCGGGGGCCTGCTTCGTGAACGGCCTCGTGCGCTCCGACCCCCGCCTGCCCTTCGGCGGAATCGGGATCAGCGGTTACGGTCGCGAGCTGTCGCCACTCGGCATCCGCGAGTTCGTGAACGCCAAGACCGTGTGGGTGGGCGAGCCGGGCGGTTGA
- a CDS encoding M1 family metallopeptidase encodes MTGMMVMAMLAVQTPAGGAAPQDWQQGLEYRIEARLDEDAQQLKGRARLYYRNNSPDTLDHFWFHLYLNAFRPNSLWATTDLEAGITTFQDLGPDEHGFERITSMEVDGQVVNLIYPFAPDSTIVGFALPAPLAPGQSLQIDYGWLARPSSVPRRQGRAGRQFDFAQWYPRVVVYDDEGWRRHPLYRAGEFYGEFARYDVTTEVRDDQVIGATGVAVSGDPGWADAAVAGTGPVAYDREWYGSLSGPPCIERSGERVCNEFPAVNLPAEESLGLLEGSGTAPDGWKRVRWMAEDVHHFAWSASPDYIYEQGAWEDVTIHVLYRPGDEESWGSGVAVRRTATALQWLDSIFGDYPYPQVTNLHRIEGGGTEFPMLIMDGSASQGLILHEVGHIYAHGILANNEWYEGWLDEGLSSFQTSWFNERSGMGPAAFSGAVESTVQRDLDGVSEPVVLAAEDYTEFGQYNAAVYRKGSVIFWMLRALAGEETFTRILRTYYERHQFQHVDSDDFQRVAEEVMGEDLGWFFGGWLHTTGLVDYALSEVAVSDRAGGGFRTTFHVDKLGDLRMPPEVEFRGAGGETARVRVSGAATHGRHDIDTDFRPVEAVLDPDGTILDWDPSNNGWSQARFGDPLRTVGLDAPLRPQAAGRSNVPVGWFPLAWGNDAAGAVAGLQFRRSVMGLRDLRVQVGLPAIRFGDIGDDSDVFDPGSLFVDWSRRGVGDAAGRLFEMEAFLGEGRGLARVQHSRTRTERPLGGASRTAFWGMTASWVYEPDYVESPAWTTELKYGGELFGGMERRSADGAAVLRTVVGVGADTGNHRWLRLALDGRLTRPLGDGWEVENALFVGGALAPDPDRLERGWNGLNAPAERQFFLSSADPWQTTSMPWMRSAGAALDDEGWTSGGGTLRGYHPRMPVPWLATLGATLRAPEVALAGVELRPLGAVGVGTAGASDTGLLGDGELLASAGAGVELGLPDSGWRLRLDVPFWVRHPEAATAPGEDPLAFRIQVGVLSVR; translated from the coding sequence ATGACGGGGATGATGGTGATGGCGATGCTGGCGGTGCAGACCCCCGCCGGCGGGGCGGCGCCGCAGGACTGGCAGCAGGGGCTGGAGTACCGCATCGAGGCCCGGCTCGACGAAGACGCCCAGCAGCTCAAGGGGCGGGCGCGGCTGTACTACCGCAACAACAGCCCCGACACCCTCGACCATTTCTGGTTTCATCTCTACCTGAACGCCTTCCGGCCCAATTCTCTCTGGGCCACCACCGACCTCGAGGCGGGCATTACCACCTTCCAGGACCTCGGACCCGACGAGCACGGCTTCGAGCGCATCACCTCCATGGAGGTCGACGGGCAGGTGGTGAACCTGATCTACCCCTTCGCCCCCGACTCGACCATCGTGGGCTTCGCGCTGCCCGCGCCGCTCGCGCCGGGGCAGTCGCTGCAGATCGACTACGGCTGGCTCGCCCGACCGTCGTCGGTGCCCCGCCGCCAGGGTCGCGCCGGCCGGCAGTTCGATTTCGCGCAGTGGTATCCACGGGTGGTCGTGTACGACGACGAGGGCTGGCGCCGGCACCCGCTCTATCGGGCCGGGGAGTTCTACGGCGAGTTCGCGCGCTACGACGTCACCACCGAGGTGCGCGACGATCAGGTGATCGGGGCCACGGGGGTGGCGGTGTCGGGCGACCCGGGGTGGGCGGACGCGGCGGTGGCCGGCACCGGGCCGGTGGCCTACGACCGCGAGTGGTACGGCAGCCTCTCCGGTCCTCCCTGCATCGAGCGCTCGGGCGAGCGGGTGTGCAACGAGTTCCCGGCCGTGAACCTGCCGGCGGAGGAGTCTCTGGGACTCCTCGAGGGCAGCGGGACCGCGCCGGACGGATGGAAGCGGGTGCGCTGGATGGCCGAAGACGTGCACCACTTCGCCTGGTCGGCGAGCCCCGACTACATCTACGAGCAGGGCGCCTGGGAAGATGTGACCATCCACGTGCTCTACCGCCCCGGCGACGAGGAGTCGTGGGGCAGCGGGGTGGCGGTCCGACGCACGGCCACCGCGCTGCAGTGGCTCGACTCCATCTTCGGCGACTACCCCTATCCGCAGGTCACCAACCTGCATCGCATCGAGGGCGGCGGCACGGAGTTCCCGATGCTCATCATGGACGGGTCGGCGTCGCAGGGGCTGATCCTCCACGAAGTGGGCCACATCTACGCCCACGGCATTCTGGCCAACAACGAGTGGTACGAGGGGTGGCTCGACGAGGGGCTCAGCTCCTTTCAGACCTCGTGGTTCAACGAGCGCTCGGGCATGGGGCCCGCGGCCTTCTCGGGTGCGGTGGAGTCGACCGTGCAGCGCGACCTCGACGGGGTGAGCGAGCCGGTGGTACTGGCCGCCGAGGACTACACCGAGTTCGGGCAGTACAACGCGGCCGTCTACCGAAAGGGCTCGGTGATCTTCTGGATGCTGCGCGCGCTCGCGGGCGAGGAGACCTTCACCCGCATCCTCCGCACCTACTACGAGCGCCACCAGTTCCAGCACGTCGACAGCGACGACTTCCAGCGCGTGGCCGAAGAGGTGATGGGCGAGGATCTCGGCTGGTTCTTCGGCGGGTGGCTGCACACCACCGGGCTGGTCGACTACGCGCTGTCGGAGGTGGCCGTAAGCGACCGCGCGGGCGGCGGCTTCCGCACCACCTTCCACGTCGACAAGCTCGGCGACCTTCGCATGCCGCCCGAGGTGGAGTTTCGCGGGGCGGGCGGAGAGACGGCGCGGGTGCGGGTGAGCGGTGCGGCCACCCACGGGCGTCACGACATCGACACGGACTTTCGGCCGGTGGAGGCGGTGCTCGACCCCGACGGCACGATCCTCGACTGGGATCCGTCGAACAACGGCTGGTCGCAGGCCCGCTTCGGCGATCCGTTGCGGACGGTCGGTCTCGACGCGCCCCTGCGTCCGCAGGCGGCGGGGCGTTCGAATGTGCCGGTGGGCTGGTTTCCGCTGGCGTGGGGCAACGACGCCGCGGGTGCGGTGGCGGGACTCCAGTTCCGCCGCTCGGTGATGGGGCTGCGCGATCTGCGGGTGCAGGTGGGGCTGCCCGCGATCCGCTTCGGTGACATCGGCGACGACTCCGACGTGTTCGACCCGGGCAGCCTGTTCGTGGACTGGAGCCGGCGGGGGGTGGGCGATGCGGCCGGTCGGCTCTTCGAGATGGAGGCCTTTCTCGGCGAGGGGCGGGGTCTCGCGCGGGTGCAGCACTCCCGCACCCGCACCGAGCGGCCGCTGGGCGGCGCGTCGCGCACCGCCTTCTGGGGGATGACGGCGTCGTGGGTGTACGAGCCCGATTACGTGGAGAGCCCGGCCTGGACCACCGAGCTCAAGTACGGTGGGGAACTGTTCGGCGGCATGGAGCGCCGCTCGGCCGACGGGGCCGCCGTGCTGCGCACCGTCGTCGGGGTGGGGGCCGACACCGGCAACCACCGTTGGCTGCGGCTCGCGCTCGACGGGCGGCTGACCCGGCCGCTGGGCGATGGCTGGGAGGTGGAGAACGCTCTCTTCGTGGGTGGGGCGCTGGCCCCCGACCCGGATCGTCTGGAGCGCGGATGGAATGGGCTCAACGCCCCGGCCGAGCGCCAGTTCTTCCTGTCGTCCGCCGATCCGTGGCAGACCACCTCCATGCCCTGGATGCGCTCGGCGGGCGCGGCACTCGACGACGAGGGCTGGACCTCGGGTGGGGGCACGTTGCGCGGGTATCATCCCCGCATGCCCGTGCCGTGGCTCGCGACGCTCGGCGCGACGCTGCGCGCCCCGGAAGTCGCGCTTGCCGGGGTGGAGCTGCGGCCGCTCGGAGCGGTGGGTGTGGGCACGGCGGGTGCGTCGGACACGGGCCTGCTCGGGGACGGCGAGCTGCTCGCCTCGGCCGGGGCCGGCGTCGAACTCGGCCTGCCCGACTCCGGCTGGCGCCTGCGGCTCGACGTGCCCTTCTGGGTGCGCCACCCCGAAGCGGCCACCGCGCCCGGCGAGGACCCGCTGGCCTTCCGGATCCAGGTGGGGGTGCTGTCGGTGCGGTAG
- a CDS encoding pentapeptide repeat-containing protein yields MADPSVLARLRDGVAAWNAWREGVELAEVDLRGADLRELDLRGADLWYALLQGARLDGALLSGAILDRADLGRAELSHAVFYRTRLRGALLDGCRLRGATFVESDLTLAKITESDLTGAVFTGATLDGANFFGSNVDEAHGLPEAGRWIVDEDGVPRRAIHEGIDRRVVGRVSGGEGD; encoded by the coding sequence ATGGCCGATCCATCCGTACTCGCACGACTCCGCGACGGCGTCGCCGCCTGGAACGCCTGGCGGGAGGGCGTCGAACTCGCCGAGGTCGACCTCCGGGGCGCCGATCTCCGCGAGCTCGATCTCCGCGGGGCCGACCTGTGGTACGCGCTGCTTCAGGGCGCGCGCCTGGACGGCGCACTGCTGTCGGGCGCCATTCTCGACCGGGCCGACCTGGGGCGGGCCGAGCTGTCGCATGCGGTGTTCTATCGCACGCGCCTGCGAGGGGCGCTCCTCGACGGCTGCCGTCTTCGCGGGGCGACCTTCGTGGAGTCGGATCTCACCCTGGCCAAGATCACCGAGTCGGATCTGACCGGTGCGGTGTTCACCGGCGCCACCCTCGACGGGGCCAACTTCTTCGGCTCGAATGTGGACGAGGCGCACGGTCTGCCCGAGGCCGGTCGCTGGATCGTGGATGAGGACGGGGTGCCCCGCCGCGCCATCCACGAGGGCATCGATCGCCGGGTGGTGGGACGCGTGTCGGGCGGCGAGGGAGATTGA
- a CDS encoding 6-bladed beta-propeller produces MIRIARGRFAYAPLVTVVLAACGGGGSGSTDAWSGSVTDSAGVTVVANPQEGIWGGTPGWSLAEEFRAGGMEAPTEAQIAQIAPMGLDLDAEGHVYVGDTQAQTVQVYDTDGTFLRTIGSPGQGPGEIGPGMTALFVVGDQLWVADLGNVRINRYALDGTFDQSVPLDFTSGIPIRWDELEGDRVVVQLRGIDPSAPSGDALVFLGDAIGDTLAVLPQGQSFQLTGGAPQFRFFEAEPVWDAASDGRLMSAMNSDYRVEVRTPEGQLTRVLTRDFVRRPVTESDQQNMRVAIRQLMIDQGAPPQAVEMIMGQATFADFYPAFAQLLAGPAGSLWIQRIATAEELGASDDFDLQNLGSDDWDVFDAEGRYLGVVTMPEKFTPMRVDGDAFWGVQRDEFDVQSIVRYRLNETS; encoded by the coding sequence ATGATCCGCATCGCTCGCGGCCGTTTCGCATATGCCCCGCTCGTCACCGTCGTCCTCGCCGCCTGCGGCGGAGGCGGCTCCGGCTCCACCGACGCCTGGTCCGGCAGCGTCACCGACTCGGCCGGCGTGACGGTGGTGGCCAACCCGCAGGAGGGCATCTGGGGCGGCACCCCGGGCTGGTCTCTCGCCGAGGAGTTTCGCGCCGGGGGGATGGAGGCGCCCACGGAGGCCCAGATCGCCCAGATCGCTCCGATGGGCCTCGACCTCGACGCCGAGGGCCACGTGTACGTGGGCGACACCCAGGCGCAGACGGTGCAGGTGTACGACACCGACGGCACCTTCCTGCGCACGATCGGCAGCCCCGGACAGGGCCCCGGCGAGATCGGTCCCGGCATGACCGCGCTCTTCGTGGTCGGCGACCAGCTGTGGGTGGCCGACCTCGGCAACGTGCGCATCAACCGCTACGCACTCGACGGCACCTTCGACCAGTCGGTGCCCCTCGACTTCACCAGCGGGATTCCGATCCGGTGGGACGAGCTCGAGGGCGACCGGGTGGTGGTGCAGCTGCGCGGCATCGACCCCTCGGCCCCCTCGGGCGACGCGCTCGTCTTTCTCGGCGACGCGATCGGCGACACCCTCGCCGTGCTGCCGCAGGGCCAGAGCTTCCAGCTGACCGGCGGCGCGCCGCAGTTCCGCTTCTTCGAGGCCGAGCCCGTGTGGGACGCCGCGAGCGACGGCCGCCTGATGTCGGCCATGAACAGCGACTACCGGGTGGAGGTGCGCACCCCCGAGGGCCAGCTCACGCGGGTGCTGACCCGCGACTTCGTGCGGCGCCCGGTCACCGAGAGTGACCAGCAGAACATGCGGGTGGCCATCCGCCAGCTCATGATCGACCAGGGCGCGCCGCCCCAGGCCGTGGAGATGATCATGGGCCAGGCCACCTTCGCCGACTTCTACCCGGCCTTCGCCCAGCTGCTGGCCGGACCGGCGGGCTCGCTGTGGATCCAGCGCATCGCCACCGCCGAGGAGCTCGGCGCCTCCGACGACTTCGACCTGCAGAACCTCGGCTCCGACGACTGGGACGTGTTCGACGCGGAGGGTCGCTACCTGGGTGTGGTCACGATGCCCGAGAAGTTCACCCCGATGCGGGTGGACGGCGACGCCTTCTGGGGTGTGCAGCGCGACGAGTTCGACGTGCAGTCCATCGTGCGCTACCGGCTGAACGAAACGAGCTGA
- a CDS encoding enoyl-CoA hydratase/isomerase family protein, producing the protein MPDSPDYEFLAVRRDGPVLHLRLNRPDKLNSFAGSIRDDIRRVVEQADEDPEVGCLVVSGEGRAFCAGGDVKVMERLRGDDDRAAFAAILDSANAAALALRRCRVPTIALVHGAAAGAGANLALGCDVRWGTPQASFTQSFIKLGLVPDWGGSRLLVETVGLDRARELILTARTVRGDEALRLGLLHRIVDDRDTLESEAATLALELASRSALAITALDDLMLAARSEGSFDDQLELEKSWQLRCFDSPAARAAFEAFFNRKG; encoded by the coding sequence ATGCCCGACTCGCCCGACTACGAGTTCCTCGCCGTTCGCCGCGACGGCCCCGTGCTGCACCTGCGGCTGAACCGCCCCGACAAGCTCAACTCCTTCGCGGGGAGCATCCGCGACGACATCCGCCGCGTGGTGGAGCAGGCCGACGAAGACCCCGAGGTGGGGTGCCTGGTGGTGTCGGGCGAGGGGCGCGCCTTCTGCGCCGGCGGCGATGTGAAGGTGATGGAGCGACTCCGCGGCGACGACGACCGCGCGGCCTTCGCGGCGATCCTCGACTCCGCCAACGCCGCGGCCCTCGCCCTGCGCCGCTGCCGGGTGCCCACGATCGCGCTCGTGCACGGGGCGGCGGCCGGGGCCGGAGCCAACCTCGCGCTCGGATGCGACGTGCGGTGGGGCACCCCGCAGGCGTCGTTCACCCAGAGCTTCATCAAGCTCGGCCTGGTGCCCGACTGGGGCGGGAGCCGGCTTCTCGTGGAGACCGTGGGACTCGATCGCGCTCGCGAATTGATCCTCACGGCGCGCACGGTGCGCGGCGACGAGGCGCTTCGTCTGGGACTCCTCCACCGCATCGTGGACGACCGCGACACGCTCGAGAGCGAGGCGGCGACGCTGGCCCTCGAACTGGCGAGCCGGTCGGCACTGGCGATCACGGCGCTCGACGATCTCATGCTCGCGGCGCGCAGCGAGGGCTCCTTCGACGATCAGCTGGAACTGGAGAAGAGCTGGCAGCTCCGCTGTTTCGACAGCCCCGCCGCCCGCGCGGCATTCGAGGCCTTCTTCAATCGGAAGGGCTGA
- a CDS encoding DegV family protein: MQISYIDGPRLRRSLIAACEYAQRQRAELNRINVFPVPDGDTGTNLALTVRSIADRLRENRDDGASAVADAAAEAAVLGARGNCGMMLSHFLLGFAAQVSNETRLTPEEFAEALTAGVTHLQGALETPVEGTILTVMRDTASAAGEAEVRDFVPLFGLLVERARQSLARTPELLPPLKAAGVVDAGAKGFVSLLEGVLHFIHGDPLVAADPLPIDDPTPLGEVEYGVEDETFRFCTEALVRGERLPSQSEVQSRLREFGDSLIVIRTGSVLKVHIHTDEPEAVFDDLRAMGTLVTHKAEDMKAQHEAVGRAARRGHVTLARRPVTVVTDSASDLPDEVLRAHGIQFAPLQLVGEERSLRDRVDISATEFHRLLAESPDTLPSTSQPAPAAFLDTFERAAEDAEQVVAVLLGSGLSGTFASAEAAAKRFEGAPLHLVDTLGASLLQGLLVLKAAELAELATPPERIVAELRRIRAQSGILFTVDTFERLIRSGRVGRGRALLGSLMNVKPVLGLNDEGRVEPFARAIGRQRVKATLIETVAARIPADARAVRFGIVHVGAPEIVPEIHALLRERFGERETIAAPVTSVIATHLGIGAWGVAWMVED; the protein is encoded by the coding sequence ATGCAGATCTCCTACATCGACGGGCCCCGGCTGCGCCGTTCGTTGATCGCCGCCTGCGAGTACGCGCAGCGGCAGCGTGCGGAGCTCAATCGCATCAATGTGTTTCCGGTGCCCGACGGCGACACCGGCACCAACCTCGCGCTCACCGTGCGCTCGATCGCGGATCGCCTGCGGGAGAACCGCGACGACGGCGCGTCGGCGGTGGCCGATGCCGCGGCGGAGGCCGCCGTGCTCGGGGCGCGGGGCAACTGCGGCATGATGCTCTCGCACTTCCTGCTCGGCTTCGCGGCGCAGGTGTCGAACGAGACGCGTCTCACCCCCGAGGAGTTCGCCGAGGCGCTGACGGCCGGCGTGACGCACCTGCAGGGCGCTCTCGAGACCCCGGTCGAAGGCACGATCCTGACGGTCATGCGCGACACGGCGAGTGCGGCGGGGGAGGCGGAGGTGCGCGACTTCGTGCCCCTCTTCGGCCTGCTCGTGGAGCGGGCCCGCCAGTCGCTCGCCCGCACCCCCGAGCTGCTCCCCCCGCTGAAGGCCGCCGGGGTGGTCGACGCCGGCGCCAAGGGCTTCGTGTCGCTGCTCGAGGGGGTGCTGCACTTCATTCACGGCGACCCGCTGGTGGCGGCCGACCCGCTCCCGATCGATGACCCCACCCCGCTCGGCGAGGTGGAGTACGGGGTGGAAGACGAGACCTTCCGCTTCTGCACCGAGGCGCTGGTTCGCGGCGAGCGGCTGCCCTCTCAGTCCGAGGTCCAGAGCCGACTGCGGGAGTTCGGGGACTCCCTCATCGTCATCCGCACGGGGTCGGTGCTGAAGGTGCACATCCACACCGACGAGCCCGAGGCGGTGTTCGACGATCTGCGCGCGATGGGCACGCTCGTGACGCACAAGGCCGAAGACATGAAGGCCCAGCACGAGGCGGTGGGCCGCGCGGCGCGGCGGGGGCATGTGACGCTGGCCCGTCGGCCCGTGACCGTGGTCACCGATTCGGCCTCCGATCTGCCCGACGAGGTGCTGCGGGCTCACGGGATCCAGTTCGCTCCGCTGCAGCTCGTGGGCGAGGAGCGCAGCCTGCGCGACCGCGTCGACATCTCGGCCACCGAGTTTCACCGGCTGCTGGCCGAGTCGCCCGACACGCTGCCCTCCACCTCGCAGCCGGCACCGGCCGCCTTTCTCGACACCTTCGAGCGGGCCGCCGAGGACGCCGAGCAGGTGGTGGCGGTGCTGCTCGGCTCGGGGTTGTCGGGTACCTTCGCGTCGGCCGAGGCGGCGGCGAAGCGCTTCGAGGGGGCGCCCCTGCACCTGGTCGACACCCTCGGCGCATCGCTCCTGCAGGGGCTGCTCGTGCTGAAGGCGGCCGAGCTGGCCGAGCTGGCCACGCCACCCGAGAGGATCGTGGCCGAGCTCCGCCGCATCCGCGCGCAGTCCGGCATTCTCTTCACGGTCGACACCTTCGAGCGGCTGATCCGGTCGGGGCGGGTGGGCCGGGGCCGGGCGCTGCTCGGCTCCCTCATGAACGTGAAGCCGGTGCTCGGCCTGAACGACGAGGGACGGGTGGAGCCCTTCGCCCGGGCCATCGGACGGCAGCGGGTGAAGGCGACGCTGATCGAGACGGTCGCCGCCCGGATTCCCGCCGATGCGAGGGCGGTGCGCTTCGGCATCGTGCACGTCGGCGCGCCCGAGATCGTGCCCGAGATCCACGCCCTGCTCCGCGAGCGCTTCGGCGAGCGCGAGACGATCGCGGCGCCGGTCACCTCGGTGATCGCCACCCACCTGGGCATCGGCGCCTGGGGGGTGGCCTGGATGGTGGAGGACTGA
- a CDS encoding type IV toxin-antitoxin system AbiEi family antitoxin domain-containing protein, with amino-acid sequence MTDHREGRADARSPHGVSRDDGTPDARIARRQHGVSHDDGTPDARIAHIARRQHGVVSRRQALEAGLGGSTIHRRVTAGLWTRLHQGVYRVVTLPSPLEWASGASLAGGPDALVSYTSAAYLHGWIAGEAPRPVHLSIPRPGPRTRAGLRVHRVEPLQSDEIDCLFGVPVTSRGRTLIDLAPVVPKRDLERIVAHVQRNDELSAAQLDTLAVRYRGRRGARKLREIIEQPGGARFTRSEAEARFLGLIRTADLPVPDTNVLLGPYELDAVWPRERVVVEVDGYAFHRSRDQFEADRRKDAWLTARGYRVIRVTWRQMTRHPTRTAVVVGRALEAAKRTV; translated from the coding sequence ATGACGGACCACCGAGAGGGTCGCGCGGACGCCCGATCGCCGCACGGAGTGTCTCGTGACGACGGGACTCCGGATGCGCGGATCGCTCGTCGACAGCACGGGGTGTCGCACGACGACGGGACTCCGGATGCGCGGATCGCCCACATCGCGCGTCGACAGCACGGGGTCGTGAGTCGGCGCCAGGCGCTCGAGGCGGGGCTGGGCGGGTCGACGATTCATCGACGGGTGACGGCGGGGCTCTGGACACGCCTGCATCAGGGGGTGTACCGCGTGGTCACCCTCCCTTCTCCGTTGGAGTGGGCCTCGGGGGCATCCCTCGCCGGTGGGCCGGACGCCCTCGTCAGCTATACGAGTGCCGCGTACCTCCACGGCTGGATCGCCGGGGAGGCCCCGCGGCCCGTGCACCTGTCGATCCCACGACCCGGACCCCGCACGCGGGCCGGACTTCGGGTGCATCGGGTGGAGCCCCTGCAGTCGGATGAGATCGACTGCCTGTTCGGAGTGCCCGTCACGAGCCGGGGGCGGACGCTCATCGATCTCGCCCCCGTAGTGCCGAAGAGAGACCTGGAGCGAATCGTGGCGCACGTCCAGAGAAACGACGAGCTGAGCGCGGCTCAGCTCGACACTCTCGCGGTTCGCTACCGTGGCCGGCGGGGTGCGCGGAAGCTCCGTGAGATCATCGAGCAGCCCGGGGGCGCGCGGTTCACGCGTTCCGAAGCCGAGGCCCGCTTCCTGGGGCTGATCCGGACGGCGGATCTGCCCGTGCCCGACACCAATGTGCTGCTCGGTCCGTACGAGCTGGACGCCGTATGGCCTCGGGAGCGGGTCGTCGTGGAGGTCGATGGCTATGCGTTCCACCGCTCACGGGATCAGTTCGAAGCCGATCGACGCAAGGACGCCTGGCTGACGGCCAGAGGCTACCGCGTGATCCGCGTCACGTGGCGGCAGATGACCCGGCATCCGACCCGCACGGCGGTCGTGGTCGGTCGGGCTCTCGAGGCGGCGAAGAGAACCGTATAG